One genomic region from Streptomyces sp. NBC_01304 encodes:
- the glp gene encoding molybdotransferase-like divisome protein Glp yields the protein MSSSTTEAVTGQAHLWSVTEHLEDILGAVHPLEPIELQLLDAQGCVLVEDVTVPVSLPPFDNSSMDGYAVRVADVAGASEEFPAVLEVIGDVAAGSAGDLTVGAGQAARIMTGAPLPPGAECVVPVEWTDGGLGEGPVGSMTPHSASPEGATGEVRIHRPATDRQHVRARGSDVQAGERALEAGTVLGPPQIGLLAAIGRGSVRVRPRPRVVVMSTGSELTQPGEELAEGRIYDSNSFALTAAARDAGAIAYRVGAVADDAETLRSTIEDQLIRADLLVTTGGVSVGAYDVVKEALEHVGDEDEAGSGIEFRKLAMQPGKPQGFGSIGPDHTPLLALPGNPVSSYVSFELFVRPAIRALMGLEDVHRPTARAELSCDKPLTSPGGKRQFLRGRYDGEGTVTPVGGAGSHLIAALAHANCLIVVPEDTTEVAPGAELDVVLLG from the coding sequence TTGAGCAGCAGCACGACGGAAGCGGTCACCGGTCAGGCCCACCTGTGGTCGGTGACCGAGCACCTCGAGGACATTCTCGGCGCGGTCCACCCGCTCGAGCCGATCGAGCTCCAACTGCTCGACGCCCAGGGCTGTGTCCTGGTCGAGGACGTCACGGTGCCCGTCTCGCTGCCACCCTTCGACAACAGCTCCATGGACGGGTACGCGGTCCGGGTCGCCGATGTCGCGGGCGCGAGCGAGGAGTTCCCCGCCGTGCTCGAGGTCATCGGCGACGTCGCGGCGGGCAGCGCGGGCGACCTCACCGTCGGCGCGGGCCAGGCCGCCCGCATCATGACCGGCGCCCCGCTGCCCCCGGGCGCCGAGTGCGTGGTCCCCGTCGAGTGGACCGACGGCGGCCTCGGCGAGGGCCCGGTCGGCTCGATGACCCCGCACAGCGCGTCCCCCGAGGGCGCCACCGGCGAGGTCCGCATCCACCGCCCGGCCACCGACCGCCAGCACGTCCGCGCACGCGGCAGCGACGTCCAGGCCGGCGAGCGCGCCCTGGAGGCGGGCACCGTCCTCGGCCCGCCGCAGATCGGCCTGCTCGCCGCGATCGGCCGCGGCAGCGTGCGGGTGCGTCCCCGCCCGCGCGTGGTCGTGATGTCCACGGGCAGCGAACTCACCCAGCCCGGCGAGGAGTTGGCCGAGGGCCGGATCTACGACTCCAACAGCTTCGCGCTGACCGCCGCCGCCCGGGACGCGGGCGCCATCGCCTACCGCGTGGGCGCCGTCGCCGACGACGCGGAGACGCTGCGCTCCACCATCGAGGACCAGCTGATCCGCGCGGACCTCCTGGTCACCACGGGCGGCGTCAGCGTGGGCGCGTACGACGTCGTGAAGGAAGCCCTGGAACACGTCGGGGACGAGGACGAGGCGGGCAGCGGCATCGAGTTCCGCAAGCTCGCCATGCAGCCGGGCAAGCCGCAGGGCTTCGGCTCCATCGGCCCCGACCACACCCCGCTGCTCGCCCTGCCGGGCAATCCGGTGTCGTCGTACGTCTCCTTCGAGTTGTTCGTACGTCCCGCGATCCGCGCCCTGATGGGCCTGGAGGACGTCCACCGCCCCACCGCCCGCGCCGAGCTGAGCTGCGACAAGCCGCTGACCTCGCCGGGCGGCAAGCGGCAGTTCCTGCGCGGCAGGTACGACGGCGAGGGCACAGTCACCCCGGTCGGCGGCGCGGGCTCCCACCTCATCGCCGCGCTCGCCCACGCCAACTGCCTGATCGTCGTCCCGGAGGACACCACCGAGGTGGCCCCCGGCGCCGAGCTCGACGTGGTCCTGCTCGGCTGA
- a CDS encoding 5-formyltetrahydrofolate cyclo-ligase, with protein sequence MTTDDAQEAAAVLAERAMQLTELAGARTVAAYVSVGREPGTRVLLDALHARGVRVLLPVLLADNDLDWGTYDGTERLVRAGRGLLEPEGARLGPDAVLEADAVLLPGLAVDGRGMRLGRGGGSYDRVLQRLARARVQPPLVVLLYDNEVVARVPEEPHDHPVHAVVTPGGVRRFTA encoded by the coding sequence TTGACAACAGATGACGCACAGGAGGCGGCCGCGGTTCTCGCCGAGCGTGCGATGCAGCTCACCGAGCTGGCCGGGGCGCGGACCGTCGCCGCCTATGTCTCGGTCGGCCGGGAGCCGGGCACGCGCGTGCTGCTCGACGCGCTGCACGCGCGCGGGGTGCGCGTTCTGCTGCCGGTGCTGCTCGCGGACAACGATCTGGACTGGGGGACGTACGACGGTACGGAGCGGCTCGTACGCGCAGGCCGGGGCCTGCTCGAACCCGAGGGCGCCCGGCTCGGCCCCGACGCCGTCCTGGAGGCCGACGCGGTGCTGCTGCCCGGGCTCGCGGTGGACGGGCGCGGGATGCGGCTCGGCCGGGGCGGCGGGTCGTACGACCGGGTGCTCCAACGCCTCGCACGCGCGCGCGTGCAGCCGCCTCTGGTGGTGCTGCTCTACGACAACGAGGTGGTCGCGCGGGTCCCGGAGGAACCGCACGACCACCCCGTGCACGCGGTGGTGACCCCGGGCGGGGTCCGGAGATTTACGGCCTGA
- the galU gene encoding UTP--glucose-1-phosphate uridylyltransferase GalU — MTESHPTITKAVIPAAGLGTRFLPATKATPKEMLPVVDKPAIQYVVEEAVAAGLSDVLMVTGRNKRPLEDHFDRNYELESALTKKGDAERLAKVQESSDLATMHYVRQGDPKGLGHAVLCAAPHVGHEPFAVLLGDDLIDARDPLLKRMVEIQAREGGSVIALMEVDPAQIHMYGCAAVEPTAEGDVVKITDLVEKPDVADAPSNLAIIGRYVLDPAVFDILRKTEPGRGGEIQLTDALQQLAADEKVGGPVHGVVFKGRRYDTGDRGDYLRAIVRLACEREDLGPDFKAWLRSYVDEEM; from the coding sequence ATGACTGAGTCGCACCCCACGATCACCAAGGCTGTCATCCCCGCAGCAGGCCTCGGCACGCGCTTCCTTCCGGCCACGAAGGCCACACCGAAGGAGATGCTGCCGGTCGTCGACAAGCCGGCGATCCAGTACGTGGTCGAGGAGGCCGTCGCCGCCGGTCTGTCCGACGTCCTCATGGTCACGGGCCGCAACAAGCGCCCCCTGGAAGACCACTTCGACCGCAACTACGAGCTGGAGTCGGCCCTCACCAAGAAGGGCGACGCCGAACGCCTCGCCAAGGTCCAGGAGTCCAGCGACCTGGCGACCATGCACTACGTCCGCCAGGGCGACCCCAAGGGCCTGGGCCACGCCGTCCTGTGCGCGGCCCCGCACGTCGGGCACGAGCCCTTCGCGGTCCTCCTCGGCGACGACCTGATCGACGCCCGCGACCCGCTCCTCAAGCGCATGGTCGAGATCCAGGCCCGCGAGGGCGGCAGCGTCATCGCGCTCATGGAGGTCGACCCCGCGCAGATCCACATGTACGGCTGCGCGGCCGTCGAGCCCACCGCCGAGGGCGACGTGGTCAAGATCACCGACCTGGTCGAGAAGCCGGACGTGGCGGACGCCCCGTCCAACCTCGCGATCATCGGCCGCTATGTCCTCGACCCCGCCGTCTTCGACATACTGCGCAAGACCGAGCCGGGCCGCGGAGGCGAGATCCAGCTCACGGACGCGCTCCAGCAGTTGGCGGCGGACGAGAAGGTCGGCGGCCCGGTGCACGGCGTGGTCTTCAAGGGCCGCCGCTATGACACCGGAGACCGTGGCGACTATCTGCGTGCCATTGTCAGACTCGCGTGCGAACGTGAAGACCTGGGCCCCGACTTCAAGGCCTGGCTTCGCAGTTACGTCGACGAGGAGATGTAG
- the moaC gene encoding cyclic pyranopterin monophosphate synthase MoaC, which translates to MSTQDRLTHIDEAGAARMVDVSEKDVTARTARASGRVLVSPRVIELLRGEGMPKGDALATARIAGIMGAKRCADLIPLCHPLDISGVKLDLAVADDAVEIEATVKTTGRTGVEMEALTAVSVAGLTVIDMVKAVDKGAVITDVRVEEKTGGKSGEWTRS; encoded by the coding sequence ATGAGCACGCAGGACCGACTGACGCACATCGACGAAGCGGGCGCCGCCCGCATGGTCGACGTATCCGAGAAGGACGTGACCGCGCGCACCGCCCGCGCGTCCGGCCGCGTCCTTGTCTCGCCCCGCGTTATCGAGCTGCTGCGCGGCGAGGGCATGCCCAAGGGCGACGCCCTCGCCACCGCGCGGATCGCCGGGATCATGGGCGCGAAACGCTGCGCCGATCTGATCCCGCTCTGCCACCCGCTGGACATCTCCGGCGTCAAGCTGGATCTGGCCGTTGCCGACGACGCGGTCGAGATCGAGGCCACGGTCAAGACGACCGGCAGGACGGGTGTCGAGATGGAAGCGCTGACGGCGGTCTCGGTGGCGGGCCTGACGGTGATCGACATGGTCAAGGCCGTCGACAAGGGGGCCGTCATCACGGACGTCCGCGTCGAGGAGAAAACGGGCGGCAAGTCCGGGGAATGGACCCGGTCGTGA
- a CDS encoding penicillin acylase family protein: MPANESASSGQQKTGKKKGRRLRLLLITLVLALVAGVAFGTYWSISTVRASFPQTKGSIKLDGLSGPVDVRRDANGIPQIYAESDADLFMAQGYVQAQDRFWEMDVRRHMTSGRLSEMFGKGQVETDEFLRTLDWHGVAQKEYDTKLSAETKKYLDAYSEGVNAYLEGKSGKDLSVEYAALGFTTDYKVDKWTPVDSVAWLKAMAWDLRGNMQDEIDRSLMYSRLGPKQIDDLYPGYPYKLHKPIIENGAVDPATKSFDPKGTATQTQGQTQGQTQGQTQGQGQSGSTGTGTGTGTGTGTGTGNSLSGGTNATAGLNTQLSRISKALDKLPDAIGPNGNGIGSNSWVVSGDHTTTGKPLLANDPHLSPQLPSVWYQMGLHCRGGASGKCKYDVSGYTFAGVPGVIIGHNDKIAWGMTNLGADVTDLYLEKIQGDGYLYDNKVQPFTTRKETIKVAGGDDKTIVVRSTNNGPLISDRSDELGKVGQEAPAGSSAPDRADGYAVSLRWTALDPGNSMDAVFELNRAKDFKDFRKAASHFEVPSQNLIYADQEGNIGYQAPGRIPVRGGKDNDGSLPVPGWDSSYNWKSYIPQAELPYEYNPKRGYIVTANQAVVDEKKYPYKLTDDWGYGARSQRINDLIESKIKNDGKISTEDMRLMQLDNSSEIAKMLTPKLLKIDVEDPYVREAQKLLEGWDYTQDSDSAAAAYFNAVWRNVLKLSFGNKLPKELRVKGSCINVEPADKTGPVDDPDERVRECGERDADAAQPDGGDRWYEVVRNILDDENNEWWHTPKSRTDKATTNRDELFARAMEDARWELTAKLGKDIDTWSWGRLHQLTLKNQTIGTEGPGFMQWLLNRGPWNLGGGEAAVNATGWNAAGGYGVIWVPSMRMVVNLADFDKSKWINLTGASGHAYHDNYTDQTDKWAKGELLDWAYSEKAVEAATKNTLALRP; this comes from the coding sequence ATGCCCGCCAATGAAAGCGCCTCTTCCGGCCAGCAGAAGACCGGGAAGAAGAAGGGGCGACGCCTTCGCCTGCTGTTGATCACCTTGGTGCTGGCATTGGTCGCGGGTGTGGCCTTCGGGACGTACTGGAGCATCAGCACCGTGCGCGCCTCCTTCCCGCAGACCAAGGGGTCCATCAAGCTCGATGGTCTCTCCGGACCGGTCGATGTGCGGCGCGACGCCAACGGCATTCCGCAGATCTACGCCGAGTCGGACGCGGACCTGTTCATGGCCCAGGGCTATGTGCAGGCCCAGGACCGCTTCTGGGAGATGGACGTACGTCGCCACATGACGTCCGGCCGGCTCTCGGAAATGTTCGGCAAGGGCCAGGTCGAGACGGATGAATTCCTGCGCACCCTCGACTGGCACGGGGTGGCGCAGAAGGAGTACGACACCAAGCTCTCGGCCGAGACGAAGAAGTACCTCGACGCCTACTCCGAGGGGGTCAACGCGTACCTGGAGGGCAAGTCCGGAAAGGACCTGTCCGTCGAGTACGCGGCGCTCGGCTTCACCACCGACTACAAGGTCGACAAGTGGACGCCGGTCGACTCGGTGGCCTGGCTCAAGGCCATGGCCTGGGACCTGCGCGGCAACATGCAGGACGAGATCGACCGCTCGCTGATGTACTCGAGGCTCGGCCCGAAGCAGATCGACGACCTGTACCCGGGCTACCCGTACAAGCTGCATAAGCCGATCATCGAGAACGGCGCGGTCGACCCGGCGACGAAGTCCTTCGACCCGAAGGGCACCGCGACACAGACCCAGGGCCAGACCCAGGGCCAGACCCAGGGCCAGACGCAGGGTCAGGGCCAGTCGGGCTCCACCGGCACAGGTACCGGTACGGGTACTGGCACGGGTACCGGTACCGGGAACTCCCTCTCCGGCGGTACGAACGCCACGGCCGGCCTCAACACCCAGCTGTCCCGGATCTCCAAGGCCCTGGACAAGCTCCCCGACGCCATCGGCCCCAACGGCAACGGCATCGGCTCCAACTCCTGGGTGGTCTCCGGCGACCACACCACCACCGGCAAGCCGCTTCTCGCCAACGACCCGCACCTGTCGCCCCAGTTGCCGTCGGTCTGGTACCAGATGGGCCTGCACTGCCGTGGCGGCGCCTCCGGCAAGTGCAAGTACGACGTCTCCGGCTACACCTTCGCCGGCGTACCGGGCGTGATCATCGGCCACAACGACAAGATCGCCTGGGGCATGACCAACCTCGGCGCCGATGTCACCGACCTCTACCTGGAGAAGATCCAGGGCGACGGCTACCTGTACGACAACAAGGTCCAGCCCTTCACCACCCGCAAGGAGACCATCAAGGTCGCGGGCGGCGACGACAAGACCATCGTGGTCCGGTCGACGAACAACGGCCCGCTCATCTCCGACCGCAGCGACGAACTGGGCAAGGTCGGCCAGGAGGCCCCGGCCGGCAGCTCGGCCCCCGACCGCGCCGACGGCTACGCGGTGTCGCTGCGCTGGACCGCGCTCGACCCCGGCAACTCGATGGACGCGGTCTTCGAGCTCAACCGGGCCAAGGACTTCAAGGACTTCCGCAAGGCCGCGTCGCACTTCGAGGTGCCCTCGCAGAACCTGATCTACGCCGATCAGGAAGGCAACATCGGCTACCAGGCGCCCGGTCGGATCCCGGTCCGTGGCGGCAAGGACAACGACGGCTCCCTTCCGGTGCCGGGCTGGGACTCTTCGTACAACTGGAAGAGCTACATCCCGCAGGCGGAGCTGCCCTACGAGTACAACCCGAAGCGCGGCTACATCGTGACCGCCAACCAGGCCGTCGTGGACGAGAAGAAGTACCCGTACAAGCTCACCGACGACTGGGGCTACGGCGCCCGCAGCCAGCGCATCAACGACCTCATCGAGTCGAAGATCAAGAACGACGGCAAGATCTCGACCGAGGACATGCGCCTCATGCAGCTGGACAACAGCAGCGAGATCGCCAAGATGCTGACGCCCAAGCTGCTCAAGATCGATGTCGAGGATCCGTACGTCCGTGAGGCGCAGAAGCTCCTCGAGGGCTGGGACTACACCCAGGACTCCGATTCGGCGGCGGCCGCGTACTTCAACGCGGTCTGGCGCAACGTCCTCAAGCTGTCGTTCGGCAACAAGCTGCCCAAGGAGCTTCGGGTCAAGGGCTCCTGCATCAACGTCGAGCCGGCCGACAAGACCGGCCCGGTGGACGACCCCGACGAGCGGGTGCGCGAGTGCGGCGAGCGCGACGCGGACGCGGCGCAGCCGGACGGTGGCGACCGCTGGTACGAGGTCGTGCGCAACATCCTCGACGACGAGAACAACGAGTGGTGGCACACGCCCAAGTCGCGCACCGACAAGGCGACCACGAACCGTGACGAGCTCTTCGCGCGCGCCATGGAGGACGCCCGCTGGGAGCTGACCGCCAAGCTGGGCAAGGACATCGACACCTGGAGCTGGGGCCGCCTGCACCAGCTGACGCTGAAGAACCAGACCATCGGTACGGAGGGCCCCGGTTTCATGCAGTGGCTGCTCAACCGCGGACCCTGGAACCTGGGCGGCGGCGAGGCCGCGGTGAACGCCACCGGCTGGAACGCGGCGGGCGGTTACGGCGTGATCTGGGTGCCGTCGATGCGGATGGTCGTGAACCTCGCGGACTTCGACAAGTCCAAGTGGATCAACCTGACCGGCGCCTCGGGCCACGCCTACCACGACAACTACACGGACCAGACGGACAAGTGGGCCAAGGGCGAACTGCTCGACTGGGCCTACTCGGAGAAGGCCGTCGAGGCCGCCACCAAGAACACCTTGGCGCTCAGGCCGTAA
- a CDS encoding potassium/proton antiporter: protein MTVHQLNELLLVCSLVLLIAVAAVRISSRSGLPSLLLYLGIGIAIGQDGIGNVVFDNAELTQVIGYAALVVILAEGGLGTKWKEIKPALPAAVVLSLVGVAVSVGVTAAGAHYLVGLEWRQALIIGAVVSSTDAAAVFSVLRKVPLPSRVTGVLEAESGFNDAPVVILVVAFSTVGPVDSWYLLVGKIALELAIGVAVGLSVGWLGAFGLRHVALPASGLYPIAVMAIAVAAYAAGAMAHGSGFLAVYLAAMVLGNSKLPHWPATRGFADGLGWIAQIGMFVLLGLLVTPHNLWDDVWPAIVIGLVLTMVARPLEVFLSLLPFKLPWQEKALMSWAGLRGAVPIILATIPMVSDIDGSERIFNIVFVLVVVYTLIQGPTLPWLAKALRLEDDPSEAADLGIESAPLERLRGHLLSVAIPAKSRMHGVEVGELRLPSGASVTLVVRDEKSFVPGPTTVLRRGDELLVVATDPVRDAAEQRLRAVGQGGKLAGWLGTGGPESGNTGTGTRRSR, encoded by the coding sequence CTGACTGTCCATCAGCTCAACGAGCTCCTTCTCGTCTGCTCGCTCGTTCTGCTCATCGCCGTCGCCGCCGTGCGCATCTCCTCGCGCAGCGGCCTCCCCAGCCTGCTCCTGTACCTGGGGATCGGGATAGCGATAGGCCAGGACGGCATCGGCAATGTCGTGTTCGACAATGCCGAGTTGACGCAGGTGATCGGTTACGCCGCACTTGTGGTGATCCTGGCCGAGGGCGGCCTGGGCACCAAGTGGAAGGAGATCAAACCCGCGTTGCCTGCGGCAGTGGTGCTGTCGCTGGTGGGCGTCGCGGTGAGCGTGGGCGTGACAGCGGCCGGTGCGCACTATCTGGTCGGGCTCGAGTGGCGCCAGGCCCTCATCATCGGCGCGGTGGTGTCCTCGACGGACGCCGCGGCGGTGTTCTCCGTGCTGCGCAAGGTGCCGCTGCCCTCGCGCGTGACCGGTGTGCTCGAGGCCGAGTCCGGCTTCAACGACGCGCCTGTCGTCATCCTCGTTGTGGCCTTCTCCACGGTCGGCCCTGTCGACTCCTGGTACCTGCTCGTCGGCAAGATCGCACTGGAGCTGGCGATCGGTGTCGCGGTCGGGCTCTCGGTGGGCTGGCTGGGCGCGTTCGGGCTGCGGCACGTGGCGCTGCCCGCCTCCGGTCTCTATCCGATCGCGGTCATGGCGATCGCGGTCGCGGCGTACGCGGCCGGGGCGATGGCCCACGGCTCCGGGTTCCTCGCCGTCTATCTGGCCGCGATGGTGCTCGGCAACTCCAAGCTGCCGCACTGGCCGGCCACGCGCGGGTTCGCGGACGGGCTCGGCTGGATCGCGCAGATCGGCATGTTCGTCCTGCTCGGCCTCCTTGTCACGCCGCACAACCTGTGGGACGACGTCTGGCCCGCGATCGTCATCGGGCTCGTCCTCACGATGGTGGCCAGACCCCTCGAAGTCTTCCTCAGCCTGCTGCCGTTCAAGCTGCCCTGGCAGGAGAAGGCCCTCATGTCATGGGCCGGACTGCGCGGCGCCGTGCCCATCATTTTGGCGACGATCCCGATGGTGTCGGACATCGACGGCAGCGAGCGGATCTTCAACATCGTCTTCGTGCTCGTCGTCGTCTACACCCTCATCCAGGGGCCTACGCTGCCGTGGCTGGCCAAGGCCCTGCGGCTCGAGGACGACCCCTCCGAGGCGGCCGACCTGGGCATCGAATCGGCGCCCCTGGAGCGGCTGCGCGGGCATCTCCTCTCGGTGGCGATCCCCGCGAAGTCGCGGATGCACGGCGTGGAGGTCGGCGAGCTGCGGCTGCCGTCCGGCGCCTCCGTGACACTCGTCGTACGGGACGAGAAGTCCTTCGTGCCGGGGCCCACGACGGTCCTGCGGCGCGGCGACGAGCTGCTCGTGGTCGCGACGGACCCGGTGCGGGACGCCGCCGAGCAGCGGCTGCGCGCGGTCGGCCAGGGCGGAAAGCTCGCCGGGTGGCTGGGCACGGGCGGGCCGGAATCGGGCAACACGGGAACCGGAACGCGACGATCCCGTTAA
- a CDS encoding MogA/MoaB family molybdenum cofactor biosynthesis protein: MENAPPFPGDSATLGDALLAPYAALVVTASNRASAGVYADRGGPLLAEGLAAMGFAVDGPLVVPDGDPVEQALRAGAGAGYDVILTTGGTGISPGDKTPEATRAVLDHEIPGIPEAIRAFGRDKVPTAALSRGLAGVAGRTLIVNLPGSTGGVRDGIAVLEKLLVHAVDQIRGGDHPRPDHGSTGSPS, encoded by the coding sequence CTGGAGAACGCGCCCCCGTTCCCCGGCGACTCCGCGACGCTCGGCGACGCACTGCTCGCCCCCTATGCCGCGCTCGTAGTCACTGCCTCCAACCGCGCCTCCGCGGGCGTCTACGCGGACCGCGGCGGGCCGCTCCTGGCCGAAGGACTCGCCGCCATGGGCTTCGCCGTCGACGGCCCGCTGGTGGTCCCTGACGGTGATCCCGTGGAGCAGGCCCTGCGGGCCGGCGCGGGCGCGGGATACGACGTCATCCTCACCACCGGCGGCACCGGCATCTCGCCCGGCGACAAGACCCCCGAGGCCACCCGGGCCGTGCTCGACCACGAGATCCCCGGGATCCCCGAGGCGATCCGCGCGTTCGGCCGGGACAAGGTGCCCACGGCGGCGCTCTCCCGTGGCCTCGCCGGAGTCGCCGGCCGCACCCTGATCGTGAACCTGCCGGGCTCGACCGGCGGTGTACGCGACGGAATCGCGGTACTCGAGAAGCTCCTGGTCCACGCCGTCGACCAGATCCGCGGCGGCGACCACCCCCGACCGGACCACGGATCCACCGGGAGCCCGAGCTGA